The sequence GGTGAAGGCGATGCGGAGACCACGTTACATCAAATTACATTAGATTATTATATGCCGTATCTACCAGATGATAGTATGTTGATTTTGCCTATGTCGTTTGATACAGATCAATCTCGCGAAATTATAGATATCGAAACCGCGATGAATGCGTACTTTGATATAACCTTTGCCGAGTTTGTAACAGGAAAATTAGATATAGATGAGCATTGGGATGAGTATGTAGCAGAAATGGAGAAAATCGGACTTTCAAGATACCTCGAAATTTATCAGACCAAATATGATCAAAAATAATTTGGAGACAGAATGTGAATGATCTCTATTGACAACTTAACTAACAGAGAGTAAAATTTTGTAATAACATTGTATAAGGGGGATATAATATGAAATTAAAAATATTGTTGACTGCGGCATTAATGATGGCATTGACAGGGTGTGGCGGTGATGATTCTGAAAATGCCACTCCGGTAACATTAACACCAACAGGGACGTTTCCAATTGTTGCCGAAGGCGAAGAGCTGATAATAGATATATTTGCGCCACTGAGATCTGGAGTAACTACATATGCAAGAGAAGAGAATTCATTGACGCGTGAATTTGAGGCTCATACAGGTTTGACAATCGATTGGAGCGAGGTTCCTAGTGCCGATCGAATGCAAAAACTTAATAGTATAATGCAAAGTGGGCTGTATCCGGATGTAATTTTGGATCATTGGTGGTCAAAATCAGAGCAACATTTGTATTCGGAGCAAGGAATTTTGGTACCTTTGGAAGATTTGATTGCCGAGCATGCGCCACATATCCAAGCAGTTCTAGATAAATATCCGCTGGTTAAGCAAAATATGACGCTAGATGATGGGCATATATACTCGATTCCATCGCTAGATGCGAGCCCGCAAACTGAAGCGAATTATAAAATGTGGATCAATCAGGTGTGGCTGGATAATTTAGGATTGGAAATGCCTACCACTTTGGATGAATTTACAGAGGTAATCCGTGCGTTTAGAGATGAAGATGCAAACGGAAATGGCGATCCAAACGATGAAATCGCATTGACTAGCTCGTTTAAAAGTTGGAATTCCAATACGATGTATTTTCTATTAAACAGCTTTACGTATTATGCTCAAAGTAATAAATTTATGTATGTGGATGACGATGGAAAAATAATATATACACGAACTAGTGATGATTTTAAGGAAGGTGTAAAATATCTGAACTCACTATTTGAGGAAGGGTTGCTAGATGAATCGGCATTTACTCAAGATGCGAATGGGCTAAAACAAATTGGAAACAATCCGGGTGAAAATATATTGGGAGCTTGTGCGGGTGGATATTTGGGATCATTCTTAAATATTGGAGATTCTGATAGGTGGAAGGACTTCTCGGCTGTTGCACCGCTAATTGGACCAGAAGGGGTTAGATATACTATTGCCAACCCAGCTATCGGAAGCGCTGTTCTATCAATAACAACGGAATGTCCATCTCCAGAGGCCGTGGTGAGAGCTTGGGATTTATTCTTCTATGACGAAGTGAATGATTTTGGAATACGCAACTTTGCAGGAGAAGAGGGCATTGATTATGTGATGGCAGAAGAGGGCGATGTTAATGCAATCGGCGAGCCTGCAACGTATGTGAGACTTACCGGAAACAATGATCGAGATGGCAGATATTGGAATCAATTGGGACCTTTTTATAAAGCTGAGGACTTTATGATTAGATACGCTGTAGAAGGCGAAGGAGATGCGGAGACCACGTTACATCAAATCACATTAGATAATTACACACCATATCTACCAGATGATAGCATGTTGATTTTGCCTATGTCGTTTGACACAGATCAATCTCGTGAAATTATAGATATCGAAACCGCAATGAATGCGTACTTTGATATGACCTTTGCGGAGTTTGTAACAGGGAAACTAGACATCGATGAGCATTGGGATGAGTATGTAGCGGAAATGGAGAAAATTGGACTTTCAAGATATTTAGAAATTTATCAGGCCAAATATGATCAAACTCAAAAATAAGTATTAATATTTGTGGTTGCTGCAAAAGTGTAGGCTAATGCAGCAATTTTTTTTTAATAAAATAATGTTCCACTGCCATCATCAGATAGAAGCTCAAGCAAAATTGAATGTTTGAGAGTTCCTTTTTGAATGGTAGTCTGCTTAACTCCGTTTTGAACAGCAAGTGTACAGCATTCAACTTTTGGAATCATTCCGCCAGAGATAATTCCGTCTGAAATAAGATCTGGAACTTCAGAAACTTTGATTTCTTTGATTAGAGAGGTTTCGTCGTTTGGATTACGCATAACTCCCTGTACATCAGTAAGAAGCATAAAGTGGTCGGCCTTAAGCACTATACTTAGCTTAGCTGCAAATGTATCAGCATTGACATTGAGGCTTCCACCATTAGAAAAAGCAACAGAAGATACAACTGGAATATAATTTTTTTCAAGCAAATCTATTACCAAACGAGGATCAATTTCGGTTATGTCGCCTACATTTCCATATTTAGGCATTTTTGCGGCTGTAGCCAGTGTAGCGTCTAATCCAGAGATCCCGACTGCTTTGGCTCCTATCTTACCAATCAAACTTACCAATTCTTTATTTGTCTTTCCGCATAAAACCATTTGAATATAGTCAATATCTTCATCATCTGTATAGCGTAGCCCATCGATAAAAGTGCTTTCTTTACCAATTTTTTTGAGCAAGTCGTTGATATCGGGGCCACCGCCATGAACTAATACAACTTTTACTCCCACCATATTTAGAAGAACAATATCTGATACAATGGACTGTTTTAGATCTTGCGACAGCATTGCATTTCCGCCATATTTTATAACAACAATTTTGCCAATATACTTTTGAATATAAGGTAGTGCTTCGGTTAAAATTTCTGCTCTATTCATGAGAATCTCCTA is a genomic window of Candidatus Epulonipiscium viviparus containing:
- a CDS encoding extracellular solute-binding protein; this encodes MKLKILLTAALMMALTGCGGDDSENATPVTLTPTGTFPIVAEGEELIIDIFAPLRSGVTTYAREENSLTREFEAHTGLTIDWSEVPSADRMQKLNSIMQSGLYPDVILDHWWSKSEQHLYSEQGILVPLEDLIAEHAPHIQAVLDKYPLVKQNMTLDDGHIYSIPSLDASPQTEANYKMWINQVWLDNLGLEMPTTLDEFTEVIRAFRDEDANGNGDPNDEIALTSSFKSWNSNTMYFLLNSFTYYAQSNKFMYVDDDGKIIYTRTSDDFKEGVKYLNSLFEEGLLDESAFTQDANGLKQIGNNPGENILGACAGGYLGSFLNIGDSDRWKDFSAVAPLIGPEGVRYTIANPAIGSAVLSITTECPSPEAVVRAWDLFFYDEVNDFGIRNFAGEEGIDYVMAEEGDVNAIGEPATYVRLTGNNDRDGRYWNQLGPFYKAEDFMIRYAVEGEGDAETTLHQITLDNYTPYLPDDSMLILPMSFDTDQSREIIDIETAMNAYFDMTFAEFVTGKLDIDEHWDEYVAEMEKIGLSRYLEIYQAKYDQTQK
- the argB gene encoding acetylglutamate kinase; translation: MNRAEILTEALPYIQKYIGKIVVIKYGGNAMLSQDLKQSIVSDIVLLNMVGVKVVLVHGGGPDINDLLKKIGKESTFIDGLRYTDDEDIDYIQMVLCGKTNKELVSLIGKIGAKAVGISGLDATLATAAKMPKYGNVGDITEIDPRLVIDLLEKNYIPVVSSVAFSNGGSLNVNADTFAAKLSIVLKADHFMLLTDVQGVMRNPNDETSLIKEIKVSEVPDLISDGIISGGMIPKVECCTLAVQNGVKQTTIQKGTLKHSILLELLSDDGSGTLFY